One Belonocnema kinseyi isolate 2016_QV_RU_SX_M_011 chromosome 6, B_treatae_v1, whole genome shotgun sequence genomic region harbors:
- the LOC117175377 gene encoding tyramine receptor 1: MKNNSAKGTMGEVYDGDGGCHSGEEETGSNLPPWEAAAAVLTLGFLVLATVLGNALVILSVFTYRPLRIVQNFFIVSLAVADLAVAILVMPFNVAYLLLGKWIFGIHLCKLWLTCDVLCCTASILNLCAIALDRYFAITDPINYAQKRTLKRVLATIAGVWVLSGAISSPPLAGWNDWPEELEPGTPCQLTQRQGYVIYSALGSFFIPLLLMTLLYLEIFLATRRRLRERAKQSRLGVVQSARHRETDDAEESVSSETNHNERSTPRSQPKPSLIDDEPTEVTVACATGHTRRGGPGITTTSTTVYQFIEERQRISLSKERRAARTLGVIMGVFVVCWLPFFLMYVIVPFCPSCCPSDRMVYFITWLGYVNSALNPVIYTIFNLDYRRAFRRLLHLG, translated from the exons atgaaaaacaattcagCGAAAG GGACGATGGGAGAGGTCTACGACGGAGATGGTGGTTGTCATTCCGGGGAGGAAGAAACCGGTTCAAATCTACCGCCCTGGGAGGCAGCAGCGGCGGTTCTAACCCTCGGGTTTTTGGTGCTAGCAACAGTTCTCGGCAACGCCCTCGTGATTTTAAGTGTCTTCACCTACCGACCACTGCGGATCGTACAGAATTTCTTTATCGTCTCTCTCGCAGTAGCCGATCTCGCAGTCGCAATCCTTGTGATGCCTTTCAACGTAGCCTACTTGCTACTCGGGAAGTGGATCTTTGGAATCCACCTCTGCAAGCTCTGGCTCACCTGTGACGTACTTTGTTGTACAGCCAGTATCCTGAACCTCTGCGCCATCGCCCTCGACCGATACTTCGCCATAACGGATCCCATCAACTACGCCCAGAAGCGAACCCTAAAACGAGTCCTGGCGACAATAGCCGGAGTCTGGGTATTATCAGGAGCCATCAGTTCACCACCTCTGGCTGGCTGGAACGACTGGCCCGAGGAACTGGAACCTGGAACACCCTGCCAACTGACTCAAAGACAAGGCTACGTCATCTACTCAGCTCTAGGTTCCTTCTTCATTCCACTATTGCTCATGACTCTCCTTTATCTGGAGATCTTCCTAGCCACTCGAAGGCGGCTACGTGAAAGGGCTAAACAAAGCCGACTAGGTGTAGTCCAATCTGCCAGGCATCGGGAAACTGATGACGCGGAGGAGTCCGTCAGCTCTGAGACGAATCACAATGAGAGATCGACGCCAAGGTCGCAACCTAAACCTTCGCTTATCGATGATGAACCTACGGAAGTGACGGTTGCTTGTGCTACTGGACACACGAGACGTGGCGGTCCCGGGATTACCACGACATCTACGACTGTTTATCAATTCATCGAGGAAAGACAGAGGATCTCCTTGTCGAAGGAGAGACGAGCCGCGAGGACGCTGGGGGTCATTATGGGAGTGTTTGTTGTTTGCTGGCTGCCCTTCTTCCTGATGTATGTAATTGTTCCTTTCTGTCCGTCTTGTTGTCCCTCTGACAGAATGGTTTACTTCATCACCTGGTTGGGATACGTTAACAGTGCTCTTAACCCGGTTATTTACACGATTTTCAACCTCGACTATAGGAGGGCTTTCAGGAGGCTTCTTCATCTTGGATAA